From the genome of Rathayibacter sp. VKM Ac-2804:
GCCGAACCAGCCGTCCGGGCCCTCGGCGCTGCGCCAGTGCCGGCCGTCAGCGCCGCCGGCCCGGCTGCGGTGCCCGACGAAGGCGTGGTCCGACTCGGGCTGCTGCTCGCCCGCGGTGACGGAGTCGATCACCGCGGCGGAGGCGTCGGCCTCGCGGTCGAGCGCGGCCAGCTCGACCCGGCGCGCGGCGGCGTCGGAGCCGGTCGGCCAGTAGAGCGTGTACCGGCTGTCGTGCAGTCCCGCGAACGGCTCGAGGCGCACCGGGCCGGCGTCGGTGGTCAGCTCGGCGGTCAGGGTCGCGCGGTCGAGGAGGGCGACGGCGCCGACTCCCCCGGTCACCACCGGGGTCGCGGCGAGGTCGCGGAGCGGGCCCGCGGCGACGTGCGCCATCCGCCGGCCGTCGGCGATCAGGCCGTCGAGGTCGGCGGCGTCGGTCCGTGCCGCGAGCACGACGGGGCCGTAGGAGAACGCGGACCAGGCGGAGCCGTCGGGCAGCGGCTCGGCGCGGAACGCGAGCGAGAAGCCGACCCGGATCTCGTGCCGGCCGGGCGCCAGGACCGCGGTGCGGACGACGCCGTCGACGGCTGCGGTGTCCAGCGCGGCTCCGTCGACCGTCACCGTCATCGACTCCGCCCAGGCCGGCCGGCGGAGGAGCACGGCGCCGGGGCGCTCCAGATGCACCGTGATCGTCGCGTCGTCCGCGTGCGGGAACGCGGTGTCGATCCGCGCGCGCAGGCCGTGCTCCGGGGAGTCGAGGGTCGAGGGCAGGTAGAGGGCGATCAGCAGGTCGTCGCCGTCGTGCGCGTCGTCACCGGCTCGGACATCGTCACCGACGAGGGCGTAGATCAGCTCGCCGTAGCGGGCGTGGTTCTCCAGTCCCGTGCCGACGCAGCACCACATGCCCTCGTGCGGCGCCGAGTAGATTCGGTAGTGCGCAGGCCGGAGCGGGGTGAAGTAGACGAAGCCGCCGTCCGGGTGCTGCGAGGAGAGCAGGTGGTTGTACTGCGCGCGCTCGACGTAGTCGAGATAGCGCTCGTCGCCGCTCGCCGCGAAGAGGACGCCGCTCAGCTCGATCATGTTGGCGGTGTTGCAGGTCTCGGGGCCCTCGCGGTCGAGGATCATCGGGGTGAAGTCGCTCGACCGGTGGAAGTGCTCGCGCACGCTGTTGCCGCCGATCGCGACCGTGCGCTCGCGGGTGACCTGCTCCCA
Proteins encoded in this window:
- a CDS encoding beta-L-arabinofuranosidase domain-containing protein, with the protein product MPRTVRRFPLRSVRLLPSAFADAQATGLRYLLALDPDRLLAPFLREAGLPAAEGYGNWESDGLDGHVGGHALSASALMLAATGDQAARERMETLLDGFERAQDAVGTGYLGGVPGGRALGEELARGEVDADLFTLNGRWVPLYNLHKTLSGLLDAASSGGSERALAMAVRFADWWLGVSAGLDDEAFEAMLHAEFGGMNEAFADLAEQVAAADPERAAAYRAEAARFSHRALLDPLLQHRDVLDGLHANTQIPKAVGYARLGGELLPAARFFWEQVTRERTVAIGGNSVREHFHRSSDFTPMILDREGPETCNTANMIELSGVLFAASGDERYLDYVERAQYNHLLSSQHPDGGFVYFTPLRPAHYRIYSAPHEGMWCCVGTGLENHARYGELIYALVGDDVRAGDDAHDGDDLLIALYLPSTLDSPEHGLRARIDTAFPHADDATITVHLERPGAVLLRRPAWAESMTVTVDGAALDTAAVDGVVRTAVLAPGRHEIRVGFSLAFRAEPLPDGSAWSAFSYGPVVLAARTDAADLDGLIADGRRMAHVAAGPLRDLAATPVVTGGVGAVALLDRATLTAELTTDAGPVRLEPFAGLHDSRYTLYWPTGSDAAARRVELAALDREADASAAVIDSVTAGEQQPESDHAFVGHRSRAGGADGRHWRSAEGPDGWFGYTLVDPEQRAAVLRVRLRDGGGEHELRIDGRPLGEPLTVHTRDGKIEADYAITPSTGEDGLVEFSLHAVGAGPTGDLLAVSLVAGAGE